Sequence from the Erythrolamprus reginae isolate rEryReg1 chromosome 2, rEryReg1.hap1, whole genome shotgun sequence genome:
GCTTTTGCAGGTCTTGACTCAGGAAAACTTAGCAACAGTTGTGACAGGCGTAATGGTTCCAGCAGGGGCAGTTACTCAACCTCTTCTTATCCCCATCAGTATTGCAGGTCAAGTGGCAAGTCAGCAGGGGCTGGCTGTGTGGACATTTCCTGCAGCAACGGTGGCTGCCCTCCCAGGACTGACGGCTGCCTCTCCTACTGGGGGAATTTTCAAATCACCTATAGCCAATTTGCAAGGTAACCACTGTTTCTCGGAAGGGCACATAGGAGGAGGAAGGGTCCTCAGCACTTGGGACCTAACTAGAATCAGCCTTAGTCTGGGAGGGAGCGTGTTGAGAGGCTGATAACCTTTTTCAATTTGAATTGAAGGGAGGGAGGGCTCTTGGTCAGAGGTTAGCTCTAGGTCAGGAGTCAGCTCTTTTGCTCTAggtcaggggtcagcaacccacggctctggagccgcatgagGCTCTTTCATCCTTCTGCTGCAGCTCCATTGCTGGATGGTAAAAGGAAAAGGTGTCCTGcaaggaggagactctatgatgGGGGTAATGGACTTCCAGTTGGCAGAGGAAAAAGgctctatggtgggggaattgGGTTTCTGGTCAatggaggaaaaaggatgccatgctaggaggagactctatggtgggggaaccggacTTATGCTCCATAATTGAACAGGGAGCTTCTGGTTAGGacttttgtggctctttgagtgtttaaggttgccggcTCCTGCTCTAGGTCAAAGTGTTATGATCCAAAACTGCATGCATCAGTTTCCTATCGTTAACTTAAGTGCAGGAACCAGATCCATTGATGGAAAGAGTCTGCTTCCTTCTCTGGAATGAATGGGGACATTTTTCTAAGTTTCATGCATGCATCaatcccccagcccccaggatgTTCCCTGGCAGACCAGCAGCTTCTTGGCTAAATAATGTCACTATATTCCTAGTCCGCGTGACAGCAGAAAATACAGTGCTGTTTGGTTTCAGGGGGCCTTTTATTTATAAACCATGGAAACCATGGTTCCAGTCAGTAATCTTTGCAAATAACTTTCATTTTTCTGAAGGCTGTTAGGACAGCAGTGCTTAATTAAAAATGTAGCACTAGGATTAATTCCCCAGGCACCACTTCTTGCCAGCAGTTAATTCACACAAGGAGCCAGTGATGCAAAGTATCCTGGTAGCTGTGGTTACTCTGAGTTGCAACAGCTGTTCCGGCAATGATGGAGCCCAGCCCACCAAGCTGCTGGCTAGCTTGTTGAGGTGGTCCCTAATTTCATCTTGCATTAAGAAGAGAATTTCTAGTATGGGTTCAACAGAACTCCAAACCTTCCCTGTCTGTCTCAATATAATTACTTCATTTGTGGTGTATCTTTTAACTCCAGCTGGTACAACAGTTCCTCTGAATAtgaaatacaggtagccctcgactcacaacagttcatgaacagtgactgttcaaagtagcctcgctgaaaaaaagtgatttatgaccgtttttcgTGCTTGCAACCATCGCAGCCTCCCTataagtcatgtgatcaaaattcagctgcttaGCAACTGATTCAGACttgtgacagttgcagtgttgGTTGGGGTCACctcttgcaactttctgacaagcaaaatcgatGTGGAAGCCAGTTTCCCTTAACAAACCAAACTAATTTATTGATTTCAGGGATTCACTTTAACAACCGTGACGAGCAAAGTTGtacattttggggaggggggggggggaagactcatttagcaaatgtttcacttagcaacaaaaattctgGCCTCAATGTAGTGGTCGTacattgagggctacctgtacctTCTTGCCCCATTTTAATCTTTAAGGTTTTGTTCTTGGGTCATTAGATTCCCATGAGTACATGCTGAGAAGTCATTCTTGCCATTGCTTTCCCATGGATCAAACCTAGAACTTACGTGATATACCTGGAGACTCTCCCTCCCCTTCAAAAAGTACATTTTGCTTttggaaaagaaaattgaaagaaaaccAGAATTATTCCTTCTGGTAATAACCCATGAAAGATACGAAAGATGTCAAACTTACCTAATTCTGCACATAATAAGAGCGGCGAGATTAATttttgcacaacaatggaaaagtgaaaataTACCAACAGAAAAAATTATGATCTATGCAGAAATGGGTAAATTAACAatagaaataaaagataaagatgagTTGGAATACTACCATAGCTGGAATAGATTTTACTTTTGGTTAGAAAGtcaggaaaaacaaaaaataaagacaGGCAATTAAATAGTCAACTAACTTACGGTAAATaacaaggaaagaaagggaaataggATTGgttgaatataggaataaaagagatACCTAAGTAAGacctatgtaaaataaaatgtatatagtattagaaatattaaatgatggtaatatagaaatatcactaaggaaaataagaaacaggacTGCCACACATCGTCCAGTGTTTTTATAATGTTTGgaatatgtttgtttatgtatgtttataataattttttaaaaaatgtattaaaaaatgGTACATTTTACAATGACTACCTAATATTTAACAtgtctctttctgtcttgctCTCACAGCCACTGCAGTGCTGAACACCGCAGTTCAAGCCCCTTTGCAGCCAGCCCAACCTTTCCAGGTACAGCCGACAGCCCAGCCCCGGCCATCCATCCAAACACAGACTGTGTTCCAACCACCAATTCAGACAACTCTTTTGTCACAGCCAACTGCAACGGCCACTCCACCTGCCGCCAAACCACTGGAAACTCCAGCACAGATCATGGTTCAACCGGCAGGATTTGCAGGAATAGTAAGACATTGGAAAAACCCCTTCCCTTGAAGAAGACCTTTGAGCTACATGGAAAGCAGGGTTGGGAACAGACAAAcctcctaataaatacatttctgatcCAAATCAAGGCCTTCCACATCACTTTGATCCTCTCTACTTTTGCCaaagaagaaaaatctcatgTACATTTCTGTGATGAATTCGATACTGAATAAgttcaacaaatctaataaatgtgtAGAATAAACCTCTGCGCCAATAAGGAGGAATCTGTTTCTTTGATACATTAAAAATTGATTTCAACGTCCCTGATATAAAATCTGAACCACATTCTATATTCAGTCTTCATTTCAAATGAGGGTATGAAACACTAAGGTGtttcttcaaaaataaaaaccaaccccccaaaataagccctagcatgatttttcaggaCGCTCATAATATAAGCCCTAGCCCCCAAAATAAACCCCAGTTAAGATCGTCAGCCAGACGGATATGTTTAGTCTCGTAtgtccctgaaaataagccccaaCTGGAAAATAAGTCCTAATgcgtcttttggagcaaaaattaatacaagaccaagtcttattttcagggaaatgcgGGTATGCATTTAATGCATATATGAATGAGAACCAGGATGGCATACCATGATGGTTAAAGTGCTAGACTAGGTTATATTGCAGGTTCTCAAACCCAAGGCTCTAGTCCTCCCTTCAGGTTAGAAGTCAGCTTGGGTGACCTTCTCAGCTCTAACCTCAAGCTCTATAAAACGGTGGCTGAAAAACAAAAACTCACTCTACATCATGCATTGATAGCTTTGCTGTATCGACTATAGTTTGCAGTGCAAAACAAGCAGATGCTGCAACCAAATGAAAGAAAtgctaaaaaaataagaaaaagaagaatccaGCCACTCTTATTGAAGGAAGCGTTGACCTTTGCAATAACAAACCACTCATTAGTCATATTTGAAGCTTGGTGCCAAAAATGGCAATCATTATCCATGTATTAGCTTGGTCCGAGGTTAATCCAATTCCATATTTTCAAAggtaattttattatttagaacCTGGCACGGGGCAAACTGACTTCTTCAGGAGTGATCAGGCTCCttaataaaataaacacttcataatctacAGAGagtgacaaatgtatatataatTATGCCTTGTGGAAGAAAGTACGGAGGCAGCTAAGGCAGAGAAGATCTCACTTTGCATGAAAATGAAAGATCCTAACCTTTGGatctttgcttttatttattgttttgttttatttgtatctCTTGCAGATCAGTGCAGCTTCCCTTGGAGCCCCAACCCAGCTGCTTAGTTCACTAGCTGCCACGCCTGTCATTGCAAGCACCATTCCTAGTGTGCAAGGAATAACTGGACAAATCCTGACTAATGCTCAAGGACAAGTAAGTGATGCACCATTCCAGAAACAGAATTAATGTAAATAGGCCGTGCTTTAACGACacaagaaaatgttttttttagttgCTAAACAAAACATCTGTGCCATTTAATCATTAAGCCTTCCTCCAAAGCTTAAGGCGCATTAGAAAGCATTTTCTTCTCCTATTTTGATGTAGATTGGACACAGAGATAATTATTAAACCAAACTCATCCAATGAATTTTCATAGCCATGGATGGACTGCAATGGGACTCTGCCTGATCCCGGTCCTATACCCTAAACATTATACTAGCTTGGCTCTGCTGCAGAAATCTTAATGGACTAAATAATGAAGGATTGTAAGATGAGCAAGCAGATAATGGAAGATTTCAATTTAGCATAAATATTTGTACtattattagaattatataaGCTTGTTAAAACTAATAAATATGATTAATAATATTCCATTTGTATTAAAAGGTATGAAACGTAGAAGAGGGTGATTGGCATAGAAATACATTGAAATATTGAACAATTCAATAATGAATTgtgtttttattaaaatatttatttatttataaaaataaaaatatttatttattggatttgcatgccgcccctctccggagactcagggcggctaacagcaacaataaagcagtgtacaatagtagtctgatactagaaacaattaaaaacccattaatataaaaaaccgaacatacatacatacatacataccatgcatagaattgttaaggcctagggggaagaaggtctcaattcccccaggcctgacagcagaggtgggttttaagcagcttacgaaatgtaataaatatgtaataaaaacGTATAGAAATCTTAATGGGAAAACAAAATCTGTGTGGTTTAGATAGGAAAATGACAAAGATTTACACGCTGCAACCTTGATGCTTCCCCTTGCCTTTGTCCTCCAGGTTATTGGAACTCTCCCATGGGTAGTGAACCCAGCCGGAATTGCAACGGCAGCTCCTGCCCCTGCCACATTGCCGGCACAAAATCTACAAGTACAGGCAGTGACACCCCAGCTGCTTTTAAATGCCCAAGGTCAGGTCATTGCAACGTTGGCTAGCACCATCCAGACAGCAACCACTGTCAGGAAACCAACCCCCCCAGAATCTCCTGCCAAGAGCGAGGTGAGTCCAGCTATTAAAACTGCTGAGAAAGTCACCAGAGAAACTTAACAGCAAAATTATTGAGATGTCCAGAGAGGAAAGATGATTAAATTAAAATGGGGAGCCTACTGCTTTTGATAGATTGTTGAACTTGGAGACGTCATGAAAGAgttccaaattatttatttaacagtATAACTGAtatggaagggaacttggaggtcttctagtccagccccctcttcaagcaggaaactctacatcatttcagacaaaaaggtcatccaatctcttctttaaaaattccgTTATTGGAGCATCCATAATTTCtgtggcaagccattccactggttaattgttttgttAGGAaagttttccttagttctaggttggttctctccttgattagtttccatccattgcttcttatcctgtctTCAGGCACTTTGAAGAATAACTTGACCTgctgttctttgtggcagccccttagatattggaacactgctatcatgtctcctctggtccttcttttcattaaactagacatacccaagtcCTTCAACCATTCTTCGTATACTTTAGATTAATGAACTAGTTTATCATTCACATTTATACAGCCGCCGATCTCACAAAAAGCCACTCTGGGTGGCATACCTTAATAAGAATAACAAttacagtagaaacatagaaacatagaagactgacggcagaaaaagacctcatggtccatctagtctgcccttatactatttcctgtattttatcttacaatggatatatgtttatcccaggcaagtttaaattcagttactgtggatttaccaaccacgtctgctggaagtttgttccaaggatctactactctttcagtaaaataatattttctcacgttgcttttgatctttcccccaactaacttcagattgtgtccccttgttcttgtgttcactttcctattaaaaacacttccctcctgaacctttaacatatttaaatgtttcgatcatgtccccccttttccttctgtcctccagaccagaggtccccaaccgccggtccgcggaccaggaccgggccgttgggggttttcagccggtccgcggcgccgctgccctcccggcagagaacattatgcaggacggggtggggcgtcgggcggtgacgcagccctccacacttctccacagggcggggagaatcaggaggctcctttggcggctgggggctgcctggctttgtgattttggctggggagggagttaggaaggtcctacttctccccccccagccaaaaattcaaagcctatctgctggatacgggcgatgagtgggacagagcggcacggaagcctcttgcagcagctgccacagccaccggcttcggcgccgctcgccccgcccatcgcccgtatccagcagaagctgctgcccgagtgctcttggccggcgggattcaaagtgctggggtggggggtgtcctgacatcccccccaccccagtgcttcgcctcccgctgggacaccctccaccccagcactttaaatcccaccggccaagagcactcgggcagcagcttctgccagacacgggcaatgagcaggacgagcggcgccgaagccggtggctgtggcagctgctgcaagaggcttccgcgccactctgtcccactcatcgcccgtatccagcagataggctttgaatttttggctggggggggagaagtaggaccttcctaactcccccccccagccaaaatcacaaagccaggcagcccccagccgccaaaggagcctcctgattctccccgccctgtggagaagtgtggagggctgcgtcactaagctccacccctccataaccccacccccatatgaccaaagccccccccccccaccgggccgtggaaaactcgtctaacttaaagccggtccctggtgctaaaaaggttggggacctctgctccagactatacagattgagttcattaagtctttcctgatacgttttatgcttaagaccttccaccattcttgtagcccgtctttggaccctttcaattttaccctttttgtaggtgaggtctccagaactgaacacagtattccaaagtatATGAAagtatataaatacagtatataaatacaatacttataaaaatataaaacagctaatatgaaaaatgaaaatatattaaaaagtaaggCACAGTATGtggcactttattttttttttactgctgaggaagaggaggcagaTCGGCCGGTGGGATTTTGCATCTCACCTGTCAAATTAATTAATCAAGCCTGAGGTGTTACAAAATTTGCTAGAAGCAGGAATGGCATTTCCTGTTTTGCCTCAGGCTGCAAAACATTTTGACTTGGCCCTGATCCTTGATGACTTGGTAGCTGAATGTGTAAAATACTCCTCTTGTCAAGTGTCGCTTGAGGCATGAAATAGGTTATATCTGTGTCAGGGTGATCAGTGGGATTTATATGCTAGATATAGCAACCCTGGTGCTCAAGTTAACAACTAaggctcatatttatttattcatatttatttgccaaacgtgtacaagataacaggtataaatataaacatggacatgaacataggaaataattacaaatatacatggggacagtaggacggggacggtaggcatgaagtggtatagggttttctgcctaagcaggagattgaactagaagacctccacgttcccttccaactctgttattctatttatatatgcagAGAGTCCTGGTTGAAATAATGCCATCCTGGATCTAGACGAAAACAGAAGTAGTGTTTTGAGAACCAGCAGATCTAAAATGTTGTTGTTGATTATGatagtggtgatgatgatgatgatgataataataataataataatcatgtttgtcaaacatgtacaatatAGTAGGTATTGGTAAACATTTTCCCCCGAAccccatcattctactaaactaatattttccccaacactgtaaaaatatttactaagtctgcactactattactactagtttttttctcatgattcctatcctcatttcctcccacttatgactgtaacttgttgcttgtatcctaagatttttattaatattgattgtttctttattgcttatgatgatgacaatcattaagtgttgtaccacatgattcttgacaaatctattcttttatgtatactgagagcatatgcaccaaagacaaattccttgtgtgtccaatcatacttggccgataaaatatttctaattctaattctaaattagcaaagtaggtacaggtaaattaggcaataggacagtaagacagggatggtaggcacaatgaagTGCTTCCTTTGGTCCTTCCTCCAATCCATTTTCATTTCCAGCACCAAGTTCTGGAAAACCTGATCCAATTCCTTTTGTAGCTGAAGCTAGTGATGCCTGGCAAAGACTAGCTGTTGCCTATGGACCATTACTTTATAGGGCTGACAGGCGTGTCCTGCAGCTGAGCGGGATTCTATTTGGCTAATCTGATGGCTGGTATTTCAGTTGGGAAGTGAGAAGGCTGGCACTGATACTTGAAGTGCGTGCTCTTGTAGCGTGCACTTGGGAGTCAAAATATGTTATCTTTATTCAAACAGCATAAATCACATAAAATAAACAGGTAAATGTATTTCCTACCTGGCACAGTGCTCATTGGCTAATGCACCTTCTAtgacccgggttcgggggggtgctgggaagccccccaggccggctgcgaccttttaaaagagccgcgccgcttcccatctgtctcctgaagccgaacggcaaagccgaacttctgtgttcggcttcaggagacagctgggaagcggcacggctgttttaaaaggtcgcagccggcctggggggcttcccagcacccccccgaaccccgaacccgggttcgggggggtgctgggaagccccccaggccggctgtcaccttttaaaacagccgcgcggcttcccagcagtcgccgaaagccgtttttttgcggggggttttttggttgcacggattaattgactttacattgtttcctatgggaaacaatgtttcgtcttacgaacctttcgtcttacgaacctcctccttgcaccaattaagttcgtatcatgaggtattactgtattaccaTATCTgatggacatgtgaaaccacccaaaaatattggcataaaattaaaactatactagatcaGATAACCTCCCAAACAATCCAACCAAAACATGAACTATttctattaggaatcataagacaaaatattaataaagacaacaaatatattataattcacattattacagctgcGAGGATTCTATATACGCAATActgaaaacaggaaaaaaaaccaacctttttatctcttttgattaaaataatggaatgtgcagaaatgtccaagttaacaatggaactgcaaaatagggatgagacagatttctacaaggcctgggacaaatggtaacattggttaaaaaaaagaaattacttaaaaattattcatcaagaaaaatatccaacaaaaacaatgcTTAAAACTAGCAATCTACAACacgaatcataatatcaaattgaaacgacaaacgGTAAACATCGAtcaacacaaattttgaactacaaagaaactgaatgaataaacCCCTTAAATCACTGATACgtgttggcactagcaactacatcaaacacatatggataaaactttagggaaatctacaccacctatatgtttaaaccacaggccgcaaagcattgaagccccagctctaacgctggtcctctacactcttcttactactcttctTTGCTCTAATTTCCTATCCTTCCTCCCCTCGtatctcctccccttcttccccaaccccctccccttcttcttttctccttccccacttaCGCGtattatataagtaaattataattgctagaatgtacattatatatattccctttacttttctgtaccctgtttttaatgtatatattcaataaacatattattttaaaaaaatagaaaattggcAGGCCAGCTAAATCAACAAAAGCAGTATTAAGCTGTTTGGGACTGAAtattgctttcttcttcttttccattGCCAGGTCCAGCCAATTCAGCCCGCCCCGGCTCTCTCCCAGCCAGCTGTAGTGattgcaagccctcccccggcacCCAAACTAGCTTCCGCTCCTGTTCCCATCACCTGCTCAGAGACACCAACTGTCAGCCAACTGGTTTCAAGTAAGCGTGTTGTGTATCCCGGTGATTCTTACAGTaggcaaagaaagaaagctgccaGTAACGGAGGCTGGTTCATGACCTGGTGCATGGAACATTTAGGGTAGaggagttagattagattagatttattggatttatatgccgcccctctccgcaaactcggggcggctcacaacaataataaaaaacagcacagtacataataccaaatccaatgcccaccaatctaattacaatttaaaattagtaatctcataaaaacagtatatataaaaaacaggcacacagtcaatcaatcaacaaaacaacatgggcaagggggaggtgttttagttcccccatgcctgacggcagaggtgggtcttaaggagtttacgaaaggcagggagggtgggggcaatcctaatctcaggggggaactggttccagagggtcggggcccccacagagaaggctcttcccctgggtcccgccagacgacattgtttagtcgacgggacctggagaaggccaactctgtgggacctaaccggtcgctgggattcgtgcagcaggaggcggtcccgaagatattctggtccggtgccatgaagggctttataggtcataaccaacactttgaattgtgaccggaaactgatcggcaaccaatgcagactgcctgGGGTCTGTATTAAAGGGGCATTGTCATACACTCTCCAGCTGCTGAGAAAAAGAAACTGGTGGTGGGACGCCTGCATCCAAAAAACCCCTCTCCCAAAAAACCCCACGTACagtattactttttttttacttctaatAACAAACAGCAACACACACAGAAAACAGAGGATTAGAACAACACAACATCAATAAACAAATCTACAGGCTGTAGGCTGTAATGACACTGATCCACAGAGTGAATGCCAAAATCTGACACCTTGCAAATTCTCTTTCCCGGAGCCAGGTTTTATTGCTTTACTCATTATTTATGAAGGCCACCTGTTCAGTAAGATGTCTGGGCACCTCTCAGctgcttcatgtagatattaaatataaaGTGAGAAAGAGCTGAGCCCTGTGGCACCCTGGCATGGAGTAAGTGTAGGCTGAACCTCTTCAACTGACTGTGGAACCAACCACTCAGTCAGGAAGATCTAGAGTTGATTGAGGGAAATGTCCCCCATTTTCAGATCACAACTCAACTACTCTggaattcaaaacaaaacaaagctacTTCCTGTCCAGTGGCATGAAAGATGCACTTGGCTGCAGGAGAAAAGGATTCACAGGGCAATTTATTCAGAAACTGCAAAATGGAACAAGGGtgtctttttcattctttctcctaCCAGAGCCTCAACCTTCAAATAGTGGAAACGATGAAGATGGCATAAACCTGGAGGAGATCAGAGAGTTTGCCAAGAACTTTAAGATCCGACGTCTCTCTCTGGGTCTCACTCAAACCCAGGTGGGGCAGGCATTAACGGCCACTGAAGGACCTGCATACAGCC
This genomic interval carries:
- the POU6F1 gene encoding POU domain, class 6, transcription factor 1 isoform X2, whose protein sequence is MSGHETIRVLEVGVDAPVSIKNEGKTLKATDASGGGEDSANCPTESSKTGQERVQQNPEKACRESSGEAKALPEITPVPIPGIVPFSQVTSQPTPTLTPVTMQAAPQVLTQENLATVVTGVMVPAGAVTQPLLIPISIAGQVASQQGLAVWTFPAATVAALPGLTAASPTGGIFKSPIANLQATAVLNTAVQAPLQPAQPFQVQPTAQPRPSIQTQTVFQPPIQTTLLSQPTATATPPAAKPLETPAQIMVQPAGFAGIISAASLGAPTQLLSSLAATPVIASTIPSVQGITGQILTNAQGQVIGTLPWVVNPAGIATAAPAPATLPAQNLQVQAVTPQLLLNAQGQVIATLASTIQTATTVRKPTPPESPAKSEVQPIQPAPALSQPAVVIASPPPAPKLASAPVPITCSETPTVSQLVSKPQPSNSGNDEDGINLEEIREFAKNFKIRRLSLGLTQTQVGQALTATEGPAYSQSAICRFEKLDITPKSAQKLKPVLERWLSEAELRNQEGQQNLMEFVGGEPSKKRKRRTSFTPQAIEALNAYFEKNTLPTGHEITEIAKELNYDREVVRVWFCNRRQTLKNTSKLNVFQIP
- the POU6F1 gene encoding POU domain, class 6, transcription factor 1 isoform X1; the protein is METETAPSQEASLTVNEQVIVMSGHETIRVLEVGVDAPVSIKNEGKTLKATDASGGGEDSANCPTESSKTGQERVQQNPEKACRESSGEAKALPEITPVPIPGIVPFSQVTSQPTPTLTPVTMQAAPQVLTQENLATVVTGVMVPAGAVTQPLLIPISIAGQVASQQGLAVWTFPAATVAALPGLTAASPTGGIFKSPIANLQATAVLNTAVQAPLQPAQPFQVQPTAQPRPSIQTQTVFQPPIQTTLLSQPTATATPPAAKPLETPAQIMVQPAGFAGIISAASLGAPTQLLSSLAATPVIASTIPSVQGITGQILTNAQGQVIGTLPWVVNPAGIATAAPAPATLPAQNLQVQAVTPQLLLNAQGQVIATLASTIQTATTVRKPTPPESPAKSEVQPIQPAPALSQPAVVIASPPPAPKLASAPVPITCSETPTVSQLVSKPQPSNSGNDEDGINLEEIREFAKNFKIRRLSLGLTQTQVGQALTATEGPAYSQSAICRFEKLDITPKSAQKLKPVLERWLSEAELRNQEGQQNLMEFVGGEPSKKRKRRTSFTPQAIEALNAYFEKNTLPTGHEITEIAKELNYDREVVRVWFCNRRQTLKNTSKLNVFQIP